The following proteins are encoded in a genomic region of Aliiroseovarius sp. F47248L:
- a CDS encoding phosphate acyltransferase, protein MSALERATQIARSTQARVILPELDDPRIAAASDKLLCEGLANPVPLSDLGDHHIEALTASRPMHDNIAARMLERPLMRSAAMVAAGEADILVAGAIAPSRRVIEAASMVIGLDKDTTTPSSFFLMVMPDGRELIFADCAVNVDPDVAQLVGIAQVSEMSAQRLLGKASVALLSYSTGHSGSGASVNKVTQAAELSGFSGPMQGDAALNRTVATQKGSIGQGDANVLVFPNLDAGNIAYKLMVELAGARAYGPILQGFKRPVCDLSRGATVDDIVASTVLAIAADQMARSG, encoded by the coding sequence ATGTCTGCCCTTGAACGCGCCACCCAGATCGCCCGATCAACCCAAGCCCGCGTCATCCTACCCGAGCTTGACGACCCACGCATCGCTGCCGCCTCGGACAAATTGTTGTGCGAGGGGCTGGCCAATCCCGTGCCATTATCTGATCTGGGTGATCACCATATCGAAGCATTGACGGCGTCACGCCCGATGCACGACAATATTGCGGCCCGGATGTTGGAACGCCCCTTGATGCGATCTGCGGCTATGGTCGCAGCGGGAGAAGCCGACATTCTGGTCGCAGGTGCGATCGCCCCATCGCGCCGTGTAATTGAAGCGGCGTCGATGGTGATTGGGTTGGACAAGGACACCACCACACCGTCTAGTTTCTTTCTGATGGTTATGCCTGATGGTCGCGAGTTGATCTTTGCCGATTGCGCCGTAAATGTTGACCCGGATGTCGCGCAGTTGGTGGGCATCGCGCAGGTTTCAGAGATGTCCGCGCAGAGGCTTTTGGGCAAAGCAAGCGTTGCGCTTCTGTCCTATTCTACAGGTCATTCCGGTAGCGGGGCTTCGGTGAACAAGGTTACGCAAGCGGCAGAATTGTCAGGGTTTTCTGGCCCTATGCAAGGTGATGCTGCGCTGAATCGCACCGTGGCCACCCAGAAGGGAAGCATCGGTCAGGGCGACGCGAACGTGTTGGTGTTTCCCAATCTTGATGCGGGCAATATCGCTTACAAGCTGATGGTAGAGCTGGCAGGCGCGCGAGCTTATGGGCCGATCCTGCAAGGGTTCAAACGACCGGTCTGTGACTTGTCTCGCGGGGCGACAGTTGATGACATCGTGGCCAGCACCGTGTTGGCAATCGCTGCCGATCAGATGGCGCGATCCGGTTAG
- a CDS encoding cupin domain-containing protein, which produces MQDEFDVGTRLKSLRQLFGLSQRQLAEAAQVPHGQISMIERNHSSPSVASLRKILGGLNMSMSEFFEPEAPATHQVFFTPSDLRDLTSALYQDNEAAQRMITIKQVGDAKAHGLQVLQELYEPGADTGETMIEHEANEGGIVIEGELEITVGDVTRVLKAGDAYLFNSREPHRFRNISDRSARIVSACTPPYL; this is translated from the coding sequence ATGCAGGACGAGTTCGATGTCGGCACGCGATTGAAATCGCTCAGACAGCTATTTGGCTTGTCTCAAAGGCAGTTGGCCGAAGCCGCGCAAGTACCCCATGGACAGATTTCGATGATCGAGCGGAACCATTCCTCACCGTCAGTCGCGTCACTGCGCAAGATTTTGGGCGGCTTAAACATGTCGATGTCCGAATTTTTTGAACCTGAAGCGCCTGCGACTCATCAAGTGTTCTTCACGCCATCTGATCTGCGCGACCTGACATCGGCGCTGTATCAAGACAATGAAGCGGCGCAGCGGATGATCACCATCAAGCAGGTGGGCGACGCCAAGGCGCATGGGCTTCAAGTCTTGCAAGAACTCTATGAGCCCGGCGCTGACACGGGTGAAACCATGATCGAACACGAAGCCAACGAAGGCGGCATTGTCATTGAAGGCGAGTTGGAAATCACCGTCGGCGACGTCACACGCGTGCTGAAGGCGGGTGACGCGTATCTTTTTAATTCGCGCGAACCGCACCGCTTTCGTAACATCTCGGACCGCTCTGCTCGCATCGTGTCCGCCTGTACCCCCCCATACCTCTAG
- a CDS encoding imelysin family protein has translation MFRTTLFTTTTLLCSSVFAQAHTPEDILKNYADIAQAGYEDSLALAQKLNTAVDALLASPTDANLTAAKAAWLAARVPYQQTEAFRFGNPSVDEWEGKVNAWPLDEGLIDYVSADLGANDENPFSTANVIANPELTVAGATVDASEITPALLESLHEVEGIEANVATGYHAIEFLLWGQDLSGTDHGAGQRPVTDFDMANCTGGNCDRRAAYLKAATNLLITDLQDAVTNWSEGGQGRADVTADANRGIVMAFTGLGSLSYGEQAGERMKLGLLLNDPEEEHDCFSDNTHNSHYFDGLGIRNVYTGRYVRVDGSVVDGPSLYELVKERDEALADNLLGDMDKTMIALGDIRSAAEAGTSYDQMLGAGHPGGALVQNAIDHLVAQTRNIERAVALVGADGVSIEGSDSLDNPTAVFE, from the coding sequence ATGTTCCGAACGACGCTTTTTACAACAACCACGCTACTTTGCAGCTCCGTCTTTGCACAGGCACATACGCCGGAAGACATCCTGAAAAATTATGCTGATATCGCACAGGCAGGGTATGAAGACAGTCTTGCCCTTGCACAAAAACTGAACACCGCGGTCGACGCGCTTCTGGCCTCTCCGACAGACGCCAATCTGACCGCTGCGAAAGCCGCCTGGCTGGCCGCCCGTGTTCCCTATCAACAGACCGAGGCGTTTCGCTTTGGCAACCCCTCTGTCGACGAATGGGAGGGCAAGGTAAATGCTTGGCCTCTGGACGAAGGGCTGATTGACTATGTTTCTGCCGATCTGGGCGCCAATGACGAAAACCCGTTCTCGACGGCAAACGTTATTGCGAACCCCGAACTGACCGTGGCTGGCGCAACGGTTGATGCCTCTGAAATCACACCCGCCCTTCTGGAAAGCTTGCACGAGGTTGAAGGAATTGAAGCCAATGTGGCAACCGGTTATCACGCCATCGAGTTTCTGTTGTGGGGGCAGGATTTGTCAGGCACCGATCATGGTGCGGGCCAACGACCCGTTACGGATTTCGACATGGCCAATTGCACCGGAGGCAATTGTGATCGCCGCGCTGCCTATCTGAAGGCGGCAACAAATCTGTTGATTACGGACCTTCAGGACGCGGTTACCAACTGGTCTGAAGGCGGGCAGGGGCGTGCTGATGTCACCGCAGACGCAAACCGGGGCATTGTCATGGCCTTCACAGGTTTGGGCAGCCTCTCTTACGGCGAACAAGCCGGCGAGCGAATGAAACTGGGGCTACTGTTGAACGATCCCGAGGAAGAGCATGATTGCTTCTCGGACAACACCCACAACTCGCATTATTTCGATGGGTTGGGTATTCGCAACGTCTATACCGGTCGGTATGTGCGTGTTGATGGCTCGGTCGTCGACGGTCCGTCGCTGTATGAACTGGTGAAGGAACGTGATGAAGCACTGGCCGACAACCTGCTGGGCGACATGGATAAAACCATGATCGCGCTGGGCGACATCCGCTCGGCAGCGGAAGCCGGAACGTCCTACGACCAGATGTTGGGCGCGGGGCATCCGGGCGGGGCGCTGGTGCAGAACGCGATCGATCATCTGGTTGCGCAGACCCGCAACATCGAACGTGCCGTGGCGCTGGTTGGGGCGGATGGTGTGTCGATCGAAGGGTCCGACAGTCTGGACAATCCAACAGCCGTATTTGAATAA
- the gabT gene encoding 4-aminobutyrate--2-oxoglutarate transaminase, with the protein MSNTEQLKARRADAVANGVATRGIYAARAENAELWDVDGKRFIDFAVGIAVNNTGHRHPKVMAAVAKQAEAFTHTCFHVAPYEGYVKLAERLNAATPGDFAKKTMLVTTGAEAVENAVKMARAHTGRSGVIAFTGGFHGRTLLGMALCGKVTPYKKAFGAMPPEVVHIPFPNAFHGTSVEVSLSVLDNMFKSSIDPERVAAMIIEPVQGEGGFNIAPPDFLRALRKICDDYGIVLIADEVQAGMARTGKMFAFEHSGVAADLVTMAKGLAGGFPLSAVTGRKEIVDAAPVGGIGGTYGGNPLAVAASHAVLDVIDEESLCNRAAEIGEKILARLNDIASRQGMEAIGDVRGLGAMIAFEMVTDRETNAPDAALTMAIVAEAEERGLILLPCGTRGNAVRLLPPLTVPMDQLDEALDILEASIEAAINAKGA; encoded by the coding sequence ATGTCGAACACCGAACAACTGAAGGCCCGGCGCGCAGACGCTGTTGCCAATGGCGTTGCCACTCGCGGCATTTATGCAGCCCGAGCAGAAAATGCCGAACTCTGGGACGTTGATGGCAAACGCTTCATCGATTTTGCCGTAGGTATTGCCGTGAACAACACCGGTCATCGCCACCCAAAGGTGATGGCAGCTGTGGCCAAACAGGCCGAAGCGTTCACCCACACCTGCTTCCATGTCGCCCCTTATGAGGGTTACGTGAAGCTCGCCGAGCGACTAAACGCGGCCACACCGGGCGATTTTGCCAAGAAGACCATGCTGGTTACCACTGGTGCCGAAGCGGTTGAGAACGCCGTCAAAATGGCGCGCGCCCATACTGGACGGTCAGGTGTGATCGCCTTTACTGGCGGTTTCCATGGTCGCACCCTGCTGGGCATGGCGCTGTGCGGCAAGGTGACACCTTACAAAAAAGCTTTCGGGGCCATGCCGCCCGAAGTCGTGCATATTCCGTTCCCGAATGCATTCCACGGCACATCGGTTGAGGTGTCGTTGTCGGTGCTCGACAACATGTTCAAAAGCTCGATTGATCCGGAGCGGGTTGCTGCGATGATTATCGAGCCTGTGCAAGGGGAAGGGGGCTTCAACATTGCGCCGCCTGACTTCCTGCGCGCGCTGCGGAAAATTTGCGATGACTATGGCATTGTTCTGATCGCTGACGAAGTGCAGGCCGGGATGGCCCGCACTGGCAAGATGTTCGCATTTGAACACTCGGGCGTAGCTGCAGATCTTGTGACCATGGCCAAAGGATTGGCGGGGGGCTTCCCACTATCTGCCGTCACGGGTCGAAAAGAAATTGTAGATGCCGCTCCTGTGGGTGGAATTGGCGGAACTTATGGAGGCAACCCGTTGGCGGTTGCAGCCTCACACGCTGTGCTGGACGTGATCGACGAAGAAAGCTTGTGCAACCGTGCAGCCGAGATCGGTGAAAAAATTCTGGCCCGACTGAACGACATTGCATCCCGTCAGGGAATGGAAGCGATTGGCGATGTGCGCGGGTTGGGGGCGATGATTGCGTTTGAAATGGTAACGGATCGCGAAACCAACGCACCTGATGCCGCACTGACTATGGCGATCGTGGCCGAAGCCGAAGAGCGCGGTTTGATACTTTTGCCCTGCGGAACCCGTGGCAACGCAGTGCGGCTTCTGCCTCCATTGACAGTTCCCATGGATCAACTGGACGAAGCCCTCGACATCCTTGAAGCCTCGATCGAGGCTGCTATCAACGCGAAAGGAGCCTGA
- a CDS encoding zinc ABC transporter substrate-binding protein, with protein sequence MNRFTLPALFLSATPLAADPPRVVTDIAPVHSLVATVMGDLAEPHLLLPQGADPHAFQMRPSQMRALSQADLVFWVGEELTPWLERALTGVSSAYPVALLDVPGTILREADHTHGDHEAESLDKQDHDASKEHDDHDAHAHDPHAWLSPANGAAWLNEIAETLAQHDPENAELYRANAADAQSRLQQVEAEIEALLAPVRDHGYIVFHEAYGYFSDHYDLSSLGAVRESDSAPPSAARLAEISALLSSGKVHCAFVDATEGQDMMRGLVDGTEVGFGVLDPNGASLQSGPDLYFQLLRAQADALAGCLVDDNT encoded by the coding sequence ATGAACCGCTTCACACTTCCTGCGCTCTTTCTTTCTGCGACACCTCTTGCCGCTGATCCTCCGCGTGTCGTGACCGACATCGCCCCCGTGCATTCACTGGTCGCCACGGTAATGGGCGATCTGGCAGAGCCTCACCTTTTGTTGCCGCAGGGTGCTGATCCTCATGCTTTCCAGATGCGTCCATCGCAAATGCGCGCGCTGTCACAAGCCGATTTGGTATTCTGGGTGGGGGAGGAGCTAACACCGTGGCTGGAACGCGCCCTGACCGGAGTTAGTTCGGCCTATCCCGTGGCTTTGCTGGATGTACCGGGCACAATTCTGCGCGAGGCTGACCATACCCACGGTGATCACGAAGCGGAAAGCCTCGACAAACAAGACCACGATGCATCCAAGGAACATGACGATCATGACGCACATGCCCATGATCCTCATGCATGGCTGTCGCCAGCAAACGGGGCTGCCTGGCTAAATGAGATTGCGGAAACACTTGCCCAGCATGATCCCGAAAACGCTGAACTCTATCGTGCAAATGCGGCGGACGCTCAGTCGCGCCTGCAACAGGTAGAGGCCGAGATCGAGGCATTGCTCGCCCCTGTCCGCGACCACGGCTACATCGTGTTCCACGAGGCATATGGCTATTTTTCCGATCATTACGACCTGTCATCGCTTGGGGCTGTGCGCGAAAGCGACAGCGCGCCGCCCTCTGCCGCGCGGTTGGCCGAGATCAGCGCGCTTCTATCCAGCGGCAAAGTCCATTGCGCTTTCGTGGATGCAACCGAAGGTCAGGATATGATGCGCGGTCTGGTGGACGGAACGGAAGTTGGTTTTGGTGTGTTGGACCCCAATGGTGCCAGTTTGCAAAGTGGCCCGGATCTTTACTTCCAACTACTGCGCGCGCAAGCGGATGCCTTGGCAGGTTGCTTGGTCGACGACAACACTTGA
- a CDS encoding acyl-CoA dehydrogenase — protein sequence MAELAPQSRPELASFNWDDPFLLDAQLEEDERMIRDSAFAYAQEKLLPRVTKAFEKEETDPAIFAEMGEMGLLGTTIPEEYGGLGAGYVAYGLVAREVERVDSGYRSMMSVQSSLVMYPIYAYGTDEQRRKYLPKLAAGEWIGCFGLTEPDAGSDPGSMKTTAKKVDGGYVLNGSKMWISNAPIADVFVVWAKSDAHGGKIKGFVLEKGAKGLSAPKIEGKLSLRASITGEIVMDNVEVSEDALLPNVEGLKGPFGCLNRARYGIAWGAMGAAEACWHAARQYGLDRKQFGKPLAQTQLFQLKLANMQTEITLGLQAALRVGRLMDEAKAAPEMVSLIKRNNCGKALEIARHARDMHGGNGISQEFHVIRHMVNLETVNTYEGTHDVHALILGRAQTGLQAFF from the coding sequence ATGGCCGAACTTGCCCCGCAGTCCCGCCCGGAACTTGCCAGCTTCAACTGGGACGACCCATTCCTGCTGGACGCCCAGCTTGAAGAAGACGAGCGTATGATCCGCGACAGCGCTTTTGCCTATGCACAGGAAAAGCTTCTGCCCCGTGTGACAAAGGCGTTTGAGAAAGAGGAAACCGATCCTGCGATCTTCGCCGAGATGGGCGAAATGGGGTTGCTGGGCACCACCATTCCCGAGGAATATGGCGGACTTGGCGCGGGCTATGTGGCCTATGGCCTTGTAGCGCGCGAGGTAGAGCGCGTGGATAGTGGGTATCGGTCGATGATGTCGGTGCAGTCGTCGTTGGTCATGTATCCGATCTATGCCTACGGCACGGATGAGCAGCGCAGGAAATACCTGCCGAAGCTTGCAGCAGGCGAATGGATCGGCTGTTTCGGCCTGACCGAACCCGATGCAGGATCCGACCCCGGCAGCATGAAAACGACTGCCAAGAAGGTTGATGGCGGCTATGTGCTGAACGGCTCGAAAATGTGGATTTCGAACGCGCCCATCGCGGATGTGTTCGTGGTCTGGGCGAAGTCCGACGCCCACGGTGGCAAGATCAAAGGCTTTGTGCTGGAGAAGGGCGCGAAAGGGCTGTCTGCCCCGAAGATCGAAGGCAAACTGTCGCTGCGCGCGTCAATCACCGGCGAGATTGTGATGGACAATGTTGAGGTTTCCGAGGACGCACTTTTGCCAAATGTCGAGGGGCTGAAGGGGCCGTTCGGCTGTCTTAACCGTGCGCGCTATGGTATCGCTTGGGGGGCAATGGGCGCGGCCGAAGCGTGCTGGCATGCCGCACGTCAATACGGGCTGGATCGCAAGCAATTTGGCAAACCACTCGCGCAGACGCAGCTGTTTCAATTGAAGCTGGCCAACATGCAGACTGAAATCACACTGGGCTTGCAGGCCGCGCTTCGTGTGGGGCGTCTGATGGACGAGGCGAAAGCCGCACCCGAAATGGTGTCGCTGATCAAACGCAACAATTGCGGCAAGGCGCTGGAGATTGCGCGTCATGCCCGTGATATGCATGGGGGCAACGGCATCAGTCAGGAATTCCACGTGATCCGCCACATGGTGAACCTTGAGACGGTGAACACCTATGAAGGCACCCATGACGTTCACGCGCTGATCCTTGGACGTGCGCAAACCGGGTTGCAGGCGTTTTTCTAA
- a CDS encoding Fur family transcriptional regulator: MSDHDPSRAFYSHDHDACTQDVLSRAQEMCRESGARLTPVRKRVLEILLEEHRAMGAYDVLDRLSAEGFGSQPPVAYRALEFLVDQGFVHRIRRLNAFAACTSPGDSHAPVFLICKACKAVAETPGQSVRAELDHIASDLGFTVERTNIEALGLCPTCADEASE, encoded by the coding sequence ATGAGTGATCACGATCCCTCCCGCGCCTTTTATTCCCATGACCACGATGCTTGCACCCAAGATGTTCTGTCGCGTGCCCAAGAAATGTGCCGTGAAAGCGGGGCGCGTCTGACCCCCGTCCGCAAGCGCGTGCTGGAAATTTTGCTGGAAGAGCACCGGGCGATGGGGGCCTATGATGTACTGGACCGTCTGTCCGCCGAGGGATTTGGCAGCCAACCTCCCGTCGCCTATCGCGCTTTGGAATTTCTAGTGGACCAAGGTTTTGTGCATCGTATCCGTCGGTTGAATGCCTTTGCTGCCTGCACGTCCCCCGGTGACAGTCATGCGCCGGTTTTCTTGATCTGCAAGGCCTGCAAGGCTGTCGCAGAAACACCCGGTCAATCGGTTCGGGCTGAGTTGGATCACATTGCTAGCGACCTTGGGTTCACCGTTGAACGCACCAATATTGAAGCATTGGGCCTGTGTCCCACCTGTGCGGATGAGGCTTCGGAATGA
- a CDS encoding metal ABC transporter permease, with amino-acid sequence MLDDFLVRAALAGVGLSIATGPLGSFVIWRRMAYFGDATAHAAILGVALALLMSLPIWLGTLVVALAMALAISWMSARGQSPDTGLGVLSYSALSAGLVAISFAPGVRVDLSAFLFGDILAVTQADLALVWGGALIIAGLIAWRWSRLLLSTLSPDLAAASGINPAREGAVLTLSLAVVVAVSLKVVGALLIAAMLIIPAAAARLVSASPIAMAMTAVGIGWIASLTGLWGSLHYDTPAGPSIVVAAALIYLVLTGYNTLRHA; translated from the coding sequence ATGCTGGATGATTTTCTGGTGCGCGCGGCGCTGGCTGGGGTCGGGTTGTCCATCGCAACAGGGCCGCTTGGATCGTTTGTCATCTGGCGACGGATGGCATATTTTGGGGACGCGACAGCCCATGCGGCCATTTTGGGCGTGGCCTTGGCGCTGCTCATGTCTCTGCCGATCTGGCTGGGCACGCTGGTTGTTGCACTTGCTATGGCGCTTGCAATCAGTTGGATGTCGGCGCGCGGGCAATCGCCGGACACCGGCCTTGGGGTTCTATCCTACTCGGCCCTGTCTGCAGGGCTTGTCGCGATATCATTTGCGCCCGGTGTGCGCGTCGACCTGTCCGCTTTTCTGTTTGGTGATATTTTGGCGGTGACACAGGCCGATCTTGCGCTTGTTTGGGGTGGTGCCTTGATTATTGCGGGTTTGATCGCATGGCGCTGGTCTCGACTGCTTCTGTCCACTCTCAGCCCCGATTTGGCCGCGGCGTCGGGCATTAATCCAGCCCGCGAAGGGGCGGTGCTTACTTTGTCGCTTGCAGTGGTCGTTGCGGTTTCACTAAAAGTCGTTGGGGCACTTCTGATCGCTGCGATGTTGATCATTCCAGCTGCAGCTGCTCGTTTGGTGTCGGCAAGCCCTATTGCCATGGCGATGACTGCGGTTGGGATTGGCTGGATCGCCAGTCTGACTGGACTTTGGGGGTCGCTGCACTATGACACTCCGGCAGGGCCATCCATCGTCGTGGCCGCTGCGCTGATTTATCTGGTGTTGACGGGGTACAATACCCTGCGACACGCCTGA
- a CDS encoding metal ABC transporter ATP-binding protein produces the protein MSLIKARDLSVSHGRRLVLRDVNFSIESGEIVTIVGPNGSGKSTLLRALLGMLRVSGKVTKQPGLVVGYVPQKLALDPSLPMPVTSFLNLPKPHSPAEQAEVLRRVGVANVGDQQVSELSGGQLQRVLLARALLSKPDILVLDEPTQGLDQNGEAAFYQLIEAVRGQTGVAVLMVSHDLHVVMSASDRVICLNGHVCCEGTPHVVRDAPEYRALFGQGTQGALALYQHAHDHEHHDCTHDHTSEKDVVNAG, from the coding sequence ATGAGTTTGATCAAGGCTAGAGACCTTTCAGTCTCGCATGGGCGACGGCTGGTCCTGAGAGATGTGAATTTCTCCATTGAATCCGGCGAAATCGTGACGATCGTCGGTCCCAACGGGTCCGGCAAATCCACGTTGCTGCGTGCGTTGCTGGGAATGCTGCGCGTGTCAGGGAAGGTTACCAAGCAGCCGGGTCTGGTGGTTGGCTATGTCCCGCAGAAACTCGCGCTTGATCCCAGTTTGCCGATGCCTGTGACCAGCTTCCTGAACCTACCCAAACCGCATAGCCCTGCGGAGCAGGCTGAAGTGTTGCGTCGTGTTGGCGTGGCCAATGTGGGCGACCAGCAAGTGTCCGAGCTATCAGGCGGGCAGTTGCAACGCGTGTTGTTGGCGCGGGCGTTGCTTTCGAAACCGGATATTCTGGTTCTGGACGAGCCCACTCAAGGGTTGGACCAGAATGGTGAAGCTGCGTTTTATCAGTTGATCGAAGCGGTGCGCGGGCAAACAGGTGTTGCGGTCCTGATGGTGTCGCATGATCTGCATGTGGTGATGAGCGCCTCGGATCGGGTGATTTGTTTGAACGGGCATGTCTGTTGCGAAGGCACGCCGCATGTGGTGCGGGACGCGCCAGAATACCGGGCGCTGTTCGGGCAAGGCACGCAGGGGGCACTGGCCCTATATCAACACGCACATGATCACGAACATCACGATTGCACCCATGATCACACCTCAGAAAAGGACGTAGTGAATGCTGGATGA
- a CDS encoding CaiB/BaiF CoA-transferase family protein — protein MHPLEGLKVVELARILAGPWIGQSLADLGAEVVKVESPDGDDTRKWGPPFVERDGDKTAAYYYCANRGKDCVTADFRTAEGQQTVRDLIKDADILIENFKVGGLVKYGLDYASLTKLNPRLIYCSVTGFGQDGPWAKRAGYDFLLQGLSGLMSVTGDPQGQPQKVGVAITDIVTGLYGTIGILAAVEQRHRTGRGQHVDMSLLDCATAMMANQAMNYLATGTSPNRMGNEHPNIAPYQACPVEDGYIILAVGNDGQFQRFCGVIGREDLAGDARFATNQDRVANRADLTPQIEASLSSWSMADILSALETATVPAGPINTMEQTFANPQLLHRGMQISPDGVPGVRGPWVFSDAELNLEQSAPVLPK, from the coding sequence ATGCACCCGCTTGAAGGACTGAAAGTCGTCGAACTCGCCCGTATTCTGGCCGGTCCATGGATCGGGCAATCGCTTGCCGATCTGGGCGCCGAAGTGGTGAAGGTGGAAAGCCCAGATGGTGATGACACCCGCAAATGGGGTCCGCCGTTCGTTGAACGGGATGGCGACAAGACCGCAGCTTACTATTACTGCGCGAACAGGGGCAAGGACTGTGTGACCGCCGATTTTCGCACTGCCGAGGGTCAGCAGACCGTGCGAGATCTGATCAAGGATGCTGACATCTTGATCGAAAACTTCAAAGTGGGCGGCTTGGTTAAATATGGGCTGGATTACGCAAGCCTCACCAAACTTAACCCGCGCCTGATCTATTGTTCCGTGACCGGATTCGGTCAGGATGGACCTTGGGCGAAACGGGCTGGCTATGACTTTCTTCTGCAAGGGCTTTCGGGTCTGATGTCCGTCACGGGCGACCCGCAGGGGCAACCCCAGAAGGTAGGTGTCGCCATCACCGATATCGTGACCGGCCTTTACGGCACCATCGGCATTCTGGCCGCTGTCGAACAGCGACACCGCACCGGGCGCGGGCAGCATGTCGATATGAGCCTTCTGGACTGCGCCACCGCCATGATGGCCAATCAAGCAATGAATTATTTGGCCACTGGCACCAGCCCAAACCGAATGGGCAACGAGCATCCGAACATCGCTCCCTATCAAGCCTGCCCGGTCGAGGATGGATACATCATCCTCGCCGTGGGAAATGACGGGCAGTTTCAACGGTTCTGCGGCGTGATCGGGCGCGAAGATCTGGCCGGGGATGCCCGCTTCGCCACCAATCAAGACCGTGTGGCGAACCGCGCGGACCTGACGCCGCAGATCGAGGCCTCACTTTCAAGCTGGTCCATGGCTGACATCCTGTCAGCACTTGAAACCGCCACCGTGCCAGCAGGTCCGATCAATACGATGGAACAGACTTTCGCCAATCCGCAATTGCTACATCGCGGCATGCAAATCTCCCCGGACGGTGTACCGGGCGTGCGCGGGCCTTGGGTATTTTCAGACGCAGAACTGAACCTTGAACAATCTGCACCGGTTCTGCCGAAATAA
- a CDS encoding MarR family transcriptional regulator — protein sequence MPGPQKTPPQAELPLTRRSLPIALMRAREKVMGPVREMLAPIGITEQQWRILRVLAEYGPQDATHLGERTSLLLPSLTRIIQAMVANGLVTRTQDIADRRRQTLEITAAGLQIIDDNLKQAGQIADSYVRHLGREQYEALLDALECLEKL from the coding sequence ATGCCAGGACCACAAAAAACGCCGCCGCAAGCCGAGCTGCCATTGACCAGACGGTCTCTCCCGATTGCATTGATGCGTGCCCGCGAAAAGGTCATGGGACCCGTGCGCGAGATGCTTGCACCGATTGGCATCACGGAACAGCAGTGGCGAATTCTTCGTGTGCTGGCAGAGTATGGTCCGCAAGATGCAACGCATTTGGGCGAGAGGACCAGCCTGCTTTTGCCAAGCCTGACGCGGATCATTCAGGCGATGGTTGCAAACGGTTTGGTGACGCGCACTCAGGATATCGCCGACCGGCGACGGCAGACGCTGGAGATTACGGCGGCAGGACTACAGATAATTGACGATAATCTGAAGCAGGCTGGCCAGATTGCGGACAGCTATGTGCGCCATCTTGGACGCGAGCAATATGAAGCACTTCTTGATGCGCTGGAATGTCTTGAGAAGTTGTAA